A region from the Halobacillus mangrovi genome encodes:
- the rpsQ gene encoding 30S ribosomal protein S17: MTERNNRKVYTGRVVSDKMDKTITVLVETYKFHKLYGKRVKYSKKFKAHDENNQAKNGDIVRIMETRPLSASKRFRLLDVVEESVII, from the coding sequence ATGACTGAACGTAACAATCGTAAAGTTTATACTGGTCGTGTCGTATCTGACAAAATGGATAAAACAATCACGGTTTTAGTAGAAACTTATAAGTTCCACAAGCTTTACGGCAAACGCGTAAAGTATTCCAAGAAATTCAAAGCTCATGACGAAAACAACCAGGCGAAAAATGGAGACATTGTTCGCATTATGGAAACTCGTCCACTATCAGCATCCAAGCGCTTCCGTCTGCTAGATGTTGTTGAAGAGTCTGTTATTATCTAA
- the rpmC gene encoding 50S ribosomal protein L29 has product MKANEIRELTTAEIEQKVKSLKEELFNLRFQLATGQLENTARIREVRKSIARMKTVARERELGVNN; this is encoded by the coding sequence ATGAAGGCTAATGAGATCCGTGAATTAACCACTGCCGAAATTGAACAAAAAGTTAAGTCTCTTAAAGAAGAACTTTTCAACCTACGTTTCCAACTGGCAACAGGTCAACTTGAGAACACTGCACGTATTCGTGAAGTTCGCAAGTCTATCGCACGCATGAAAACTGTTGCTCGTGAACGTGAGCTAGGTGTAAATAACTAA
- the rplP gene encoding 50S ribosomal protein L16 yields the protein MLMPKRVKYRRQHRTSLKGRAKGGTEVAFGEYGLQAIDPAWITARQIEAARIAMTRYMKRGGKVWIKIFPDKPYTAKPLEVRMGSGKGAPEGFVAVVKPGKIMFEIAGVSEEVAREALRLASHKLPIRTKFVKREEIGGEINEG from the coding sequence ATGTTAATGCCAAAACGTGTTAAGTATCGTCGTCAACACCGTACTAGCCTTAAAGGCCGCGCGAAAGGTGGCACTGAGGTAGCTTTCGGTGAGTATGGTTTACAAGCAATTGATCCAGCGTGGATCACAGCCCGTCAGATCGAGGCAGCGCGTATTGCGATGACTCGTTATATGAAACGTGGCGGTAAAGTATGGATTAAAATCTTCCCTGACAAACCTTATACTGCTAAACCCCTAGAAGTTCGAATGGGTTCCGGTAAAGGTGCTCCAGAAGGTTTCGTAGCTGTTGTGAAACCAGGGAAAATTATGTTCGAGATCGCAGGAGTTTCTGAAGAGGTGGCTCGCGAAGCACTTCGTCTTGCTTCCCACAAACTTCCGATCCGTACGAAATTCGTAAAACGTGAAGAAATTGGTGGTGAAATCAATGAAGGCTAA
- the rpsC gene encoding 30S ribosomal protein S3, producing the protein MGQKINPVGLRIGVIRDWESKWYAGKDYADLLHEDIKIREFVENRLKDAALSTVEIERAANRVNITVHTAKPGMVIGKGGSEVEALRKALNQLTGKRVHINIVEVKKPDLDATLVADNIARQLENRVSFRRAQKQTIQRAMRAGAKGIRTQVSGRLGGADIARAEYYSEGTVPLHTLRADIDYGTAEADTTYGKLGVKVWIYRGEVLPTKTDK; encoded by the coding sequence GTGGGTCAAAAAATTAATCCGGTAGGTCTTCGTATCGGCGTTATCCGTGACTGGGAGTCTAAATGGTACGCTGGTAAAGACTACGCAGACTTGTTGCATGAAGACATTAAGATTCGTGAATTTGTTGAAAATCGTCTGAAAGATGCTGCTCTATCTACTGTTGAGATCGAGCGTGCAGCTAACCGTGTAAACATCACTGTCCACACGGCTAAACCAGGAATGGTTATCGGTAAAGGCGGTTCTGAAGTTGAAGCACTTCGTAAAGCTCTTAACCAACTAACTGGCAAACGTGTACACATCAACATCGTTGAAGTGAAGAAGCCAGATCTTGATGCTACTCTTGTAGCTGACAATATTGCACGTCAATTGGAAAACCGTGTATCTTTCCGTCGTGCTCAGAAACAAACAATCCAACGCGCTATGCGTGCAGGAGCTAAAGGTATTCGTACCCAAGTATCTGGTCGTCTAGGTGGCGCGGATATCGCTCGTGCTGAATATTACAGTGAAGGAACAGTACCACTACACACACTTCGCGCAGACATCGATTACGGAACTGCAGAAGCTGACACCACATACGGTAAACTTGGTGTTAAAGTGTGGATCTATCGTGGCGAAGTCCTTCCAACGAAAACAGACAAATAA
- the rplV gene encoding 50S ribosomal protein L22: MQAKAVAKTVRIAPRKARLVIDLIRGKDVGEALATLRLKQRGASPVIEKVLNSAIANAEHNYEMDPENLYVSEAFVNEGVTLKRFRPRAMGRASQINKRTSHITVVVSEKKEG, from the coding sequence ATGCAAGCTAAAGCAGTTGCTAAAACCGTTCGTATCGCTCCTCGTAAAGCTCGTCTAGTTATTGATTTGATTCGAGGAAAAGATGTAGGTGAAGCGCTAGCGACATTACGTCTGAAACAACGCGGTGCATCACCAGTAATTGAAAAAGTTCTTAACTCTGCGATCGCAAACGCAGAACACAACTATGAAATGGATCCGGAAAACCTATACGTTTCCGAAGCGTTTGTAAACGAAGGGGTAACTCTTAAACGTTTCCGCCCTCGTGCTATGGGCCGCGCAAGCCAAATCAACAAACGCACAAGCCACATCACAGTGGTCGTATCAGAAAAAAAGGAGGGATAA
- the rpsS gene encoding 30S ribosomal protein S19: MGRSLKKGPFVDDHLMKKVEKLNEDNKHQVVKTWSRRSTIFPNFVGHTLAVYDGRKHVPVYVTEDMVGHKLGEFAPTRTFKGHSGDDKKTKR, translated from the coding sequence ATGGGCCGCAGCCTGAAAAAGGGACCTTTTGTAGATGATCATTTAATGAAAAAAGTTGAGAAGTTGAACGAAGACAATAAACACCAAGTGGTGAAGACATGGTCTCGTCGTTCTACTATCTTCCCAAACTTTGTCGGACACACACTTGCCGTTTATGACGGTCGTAAACACGTACCAGTTTATGTAACAGAAGACATGGTAGGTCATAAACTAGGTGAATTCGCGCCAACCCGTACGTTCAAGGGACACTCTGGCGACGATAAGAAAACAAAACGCTAA
- the rplB gene encoding 50S ribosomal protein L2, whose translation MAIKKFRPITNGRRHMTVSDFAEITTDKPERSLVTPLHKKGGRNNQGKLTVRHQGGGHKRQYRIIDFKRDKDGIPGRVATIEYDPNRSANIALINYVDGEKRYILAPKGVKVGTEIISGEGADIKPGNALQLKDIPVGTIIHNVELKPGRGGQLVRSAGASAQILGREEKYTLVRLTSGEVRLVLSTCRATIGQVGNLEHELISVGKAGRSRWKGKRPTVRGSVMNPSDHPHGGGEGRAPIGMPSPVTPWGKPTLGYKTRKRNKPSDKYIVRRRGKK comes from the coding sequence ATGGCGATTAAAAAGTTCCGACCAATTACTAACGGTCGCAGACACATGACAGTATCTGATTTCGCTGAAATCACTACTGACAAACCTGAACGCTCCCTTGTCACTCCACTTCATAAAAAAGGTGGACGTAACAACCAAGGTAAGCTGACAGTTCGTCATCAAGGCGGAGGTCACAAGCGTCAATACCGTATCATCGACTTTAAGCGTGACAAAGATGGAATACCAGGACGCGTTGCTACGATCGAATACGATCCGAACCGTTCCGCTAACATCGCACTTATCAACTATGTTGATGGTGAAAAACGATACATCCTAGCTCCAAAAGGAGTTAAGGTTGGTACAGAAATTATTTCTGGTGAAGGTGCAGATATCAAACCGGGTAATGCACTTCAATTGAAAGACATTCCTGTTGGTACAATCATTCACAACGTAGAACTTAAGCCAGGACGTGGTGGACAGCTTGTACGCTCCGCTGGTGCATCTGCACAAATTCTTGGACGTGAAGAAAAGTACACACTTGTACGTCTTACTTCCGGAGAAGTTCGTCTGGTACTAAGCACTTGCCGTGCGACAATCGGTCAAGTCGGTAACCTTGAGCACGAATTGATCAGCGTTGGTAAAGCTGGACGTTCTCGTTGGAAAGGTAAACGCCCTACAGTACGTGGTTCTGTAATGAACCCTAGTGATCACCCACACGGTGGTGGTGAAGGACGCGCACCAATCGGTATGCCTTCTCCAGTAACTCCATGGGGTAAACCAACTCTTGGTTACAAGACGAGAAAACGCAACAAGCCGTCTGATAAATATATCGTACGTCGACGTGGTAAAAAATAA
- the rplW gene encoding 50S ribosomal protein L23, protein MKEPRDIIKRPVITEHSADLMGEKKYTFEVSPKANKTEIKKAVEEIFGVSVESVNTMNLKGKFKRMGRYGGYRSDRKKAVVKLTQDSEELEFFEV, encoded by the coding sequence ATGAAAGAACCACGCGATATCATTAAGCGCCCCGTAATTACTGAACATTCTGCTGATCTTATGGGAGAAAAGAAATATACGTTTGAAGTTAGCCCGAAAGCTAACAAAACTGAAATTAAAAAAGCAGTTGAAGAAATCTTTGGTGTAAGTGTTGAATCTGTTAACACGATGAACCTAAAAGGTAAATTCAAGCGTATGGGCCGTTACGGCGGTTATCGTTCTGATCGTAAGAAAGCAGTTGTCAAGTTGACTCAAGACAGTGAAGAACTAGAATTCTTTGAAGTATAA
- the rplD gene encoding 50S ribosomal protein L4: MPKVALLNQGGSNVGEIELNDAVFGIEPNTHVLHETVLMQRANLRQGTHKVKGRSEVSGGGRKPWRQKGTGRARQGSIRAPQWVGGGTVFGPTPRSYSYTMPKKVRRLALQSAYSSKVKEDNIIVLDSLSLDAPKTKEVVSILNALDVNEKALIVTAEKDENVVLSSNNIPTVKTLSVEEVSVLDLLTHDKLILTKEAAEKAGEVLS; this comes from the coding sequence ATGCCTAAAGTAGCACTATTAAACCAAGGCGGCTCTAACGTTGGAGAAATCGAACTAAATGACGCTGTTTTTGGTATTGAACCTAATACTCACGTATTACACGAAACTGTGTTGATGCAACGCGCGAATCTTCGCCAAGGCACACACAAAGTAAAAGGACGCTCTGAAGTTAGTGGCGGAGGCCGCAAACCATGGCGCCAAAAAGGGACTGGACGTGCGCGTCAAGGGTCCATCCGTGCACCACAATGGGTAGGCGGTGGAACTGTATTCGGTCCTACACCACGTAGCTACAGCTACACAATGCCTAAGAAAGTACGTCGTTTAGCTCTTCAGTCTGCTTATTCTTCAAAAGTGAAGGAAGACAACATCATCGTTCTTGATAGTCTATCTCTAGACGCTCCAAAAACGAAAGAAGTTGTAAGCATTCTAAATGCGCTAGATGTCAACGAAAAAGCATTGATTGTAACTGCAGAGAAAGACGAGAATGTCGTTCTTTCTTCTAACAACATCCCTACAGTTAAAACTCTATCTGTAGAAGAAGTAAGTGTGTTGGATCTTCTAACGCATGACAAGCTGATCCTTACTAAGGAAGCAGCTGAAAAAGCAGGGGAGGTGCTCTCATAA
- the rplC gene encoding 50S ribosomal protein L3: MTKGILGRKVGMTQIFSEDGELIPVTVVQAEPNVVLQKKTAENDGYEAIQLGFADEKSNRLKKAAKGHAEKANTTPKRYVREFRTTNLDDYELGQEVKVDIFEAGEAIDVTGTSKGKGFQGAIKRHNQSTGPKTHGSRFHRRSGSMGQGADPSKVFKGKGLAGQMGGETVTLQNLEVVKVDAERNLLLIKGNVPGAKKSYVKISSAAKASK, encoded by the coding sequence ATGACGAAAGGAATCTTAGGACGCAAAGTCGGCATGACTCAAATCTTCTCTGAAGACGGAGAATTGATCCCTGTAACGGTTGTACAAGCTGAGCCAAACGTAGTTCTTCAGAAGAAGACGGCAGAAAACGATGGTTATGAAGCTATTCAACTAGGTTTTGCTGATGAAAAGTCTAATCGTTTGAAAAAAGCTGCTAAAGGCCATGCTGAAAAAGCAAACACAACACCTAAGCGCTACGTTCGTGAATTCCGTACTACAAACCTTGATGACTACGAACTTGGTCAAGAGGTTAAAGTTGATATTTTTGAAGCAGGAGAAGCAATTGATGTAACAGGAACTTCTAAAGGTAAAGGTTTCCAGGGTGCAATCAAGCGCCACAACCAATCTACTGGACCTAAAACTCACGGTTCCCGTTTCCACCGTCGTTCCGGATCCATGGGACAGGGTGCTGACCCATCCAAAGTATTCAAAGGCAAAGGCCTTGCAGGTCAAATGGGTGGAGAAACAGTAACGCTTCAAAACCTTGAGGTAGTTAAAGTAGACGCTGAGCGTAACTTGCTACTAATCAAAGGTAACGTACCTGGTGCGAAAAAATCGTACGTTAAGATTTCAAGTGCAGCTAAGGCTAGCAAATAA
- the rpsJ gene encoding 30S ribosomal protein S10 yields the protein MAKEKIRIRLKAYDHRVLDQSAEKIVDTAKRSGANVSGPIPLPTERSVYTVLRATHKYKDAREQFEMRTHKRLIDIVNPTPQTVDSLMRLDLPSGVDIEIKL from the coding sequence ATGGCAAAAGAAAAAATTCGTATTCGTTTAAAAGCGTATGATCACAGAGTACTTGATCAGTCCGCTGAGAAAATCGTAGACACAGCGAAGCGCTCCGGAGCTAACGTATCTGGTCCGATCCCGCTTCCAACTGAACGTTCTGTTTACACAGTACTTCGTGCAACTCACAAGTATAAAGATGCTCGTGAGCAGTTCGAAATGCGTACGCACAAACGTCTAATCGACATTGTCAATCCAACACCACAAACGGTTGATTCTCTAATGCGTTTGGATCTACCATCTGGTGTGGATATCGAAATCAAACTATAA
- the tuf gene encoding elongation factor Tu codes for MGKEKFDRSKSHVNIGTIGHVDHGKTTLTAAITTVLHKRSGSGSAMAYDMIDGAPEERERGITISTAHVEYETETRHYAHVDCPGHADYVKNMITGAAQMDGAILVVSAADGPMPQTREHILLSKNVGVPAIVVFLNKVDMVDDEELLELVEMEVRDLLSEYDFDGDDVPVISGSALKALEGEEQYEQAIFDLMDAVDEHIPTPDRDTDKPFMMPVEDVFSITGRGTVATGRVERGQVKVGDEVEIIGMAEDARKTTVTGVEMFRKLLDYAEAGDNIGALLRGVNREDINRGQVLAKPGSITPHTNFKAEVYVLAKDEGGRHTPFFSNYRPQFYFRTTDVTGVIQLPEGVEMVMPGDNVEMTVELISPIAIEDGTRFSIREGGRTVGSGVVTEITK; via the coding sequence ATGGGTAAAGAAAAATTCGACCGGTCCAAGTCCCACGTTAACATTGGTACAATTGGACACGTTGACCATGGTAAAACAACTCTAACTGCAGCGATCACTACAGTACTTCACAAGCGTTCTGGTTCTGGTTCTGCAATGGCTTACGATATGATCGATGGTGCTCCAGAAGAGCGCGAACGTGGAATCACAATCTCAACTGCACACGTTGAGTACGAAACTGAAACTCGTCACTATGCACACGTTGACTGCCCAGGTCACGCTGACTACGTTAAAAACATGATCACTGGTGCGGCTCAAATGGACGGCGCGATCCTAGTTGTATCTGCAGCTGACGGTCCAATGCCACAAACTCGTGAGCACATCCTACTTTCTAAAAACGTAGGTGTACCAGCTATCGTTGTATTCTTGAACAAAGTTGACATGGTAGACGACGAAGAGCTTCTTGAACTAGTAGAAATGGAAGTTCGTGATCTTCTTTCTGAGTATGACTTCGATGGTGACGATGTACCAGTAATCAGTGGTTCTGCTCTTAAAGCTCTAGAAGGCGAAGAGCAGTACGAGCAAGCAATCTTCGATCTTATGGATGCAGTTGATGAGCACATTCCAACTCCAGATCGTGACACTGACAAACCATTCATGATGCCAGTTGAGGACGTATTCTCTATCACTGGTCGTGGTACAGTAGCAACTGGTCGTGTTGAGCGTGGACAAGTTAAAGTCGGTGACGAAGTTGAAATCATCGGTATGGCTGAAGATGCTCGCAAGACTACAGTAACTGGTGTTGAAATGTTCCGTAAGCTTCTTGACTATGCTGAAGCTGGCGATAACATTGGTGCACTTCTTCGTGGTGTTAACCGTGAAGACATCAACCGTGGTCAAGTACTAGCTAAGCCTGGTTCTATCACTCCACACACGAACTTCAAAGCTGAAGTTTATGTACTAGCAAAAGACGAAGGTGGACGTCACACTCCATTCTTCTCTAACTACCGTCCACAGTTCTACTTCCGTACTACGGACGTAACTGGTGTAATTCAACTTCCAGAAGGCGTAGAAATGGTTATGCCTGGAGATAACGTTGAAATGACAGTAGAACTTATTTCTCCAATCGCGATCGAGGACGGAACTCGTTTCTCTATCCGTGAAGGTGGACGTACAGTAGGTTCTGGTGTTGTAACTGAAATCACTAAATAA
- the fusA gene encoding elongation factor G gives MPREFSLEKTRNIGIMAHIDAGKTTATERILFYTGRIHKIGETHEGASQMDWMEQEQERGITITSAATTAQWKGHRINIIDTPGHVDFTVEVERSLRVLDGSVAVLDAQSGVEPQTETVWRQATTYGVPRIVFVNKMDKVGADFVYSLGTLKDRLGANAAAVQLPIGAEDEFEGIIDLVTMEAYYYLDDLGTRAESRPIPDEYKDQAEEFRAKLVEAVAELDEDLMMQYLEGEEITNDQLKAAIRTATLSVDFYPVFCGSAFKNKGVQLLIDGVIDYLPSPLDVPPIEGHVPQTEEPVVRKADDKEPFSALAFKVATDPYVGKLTFFRVYSGVLSSGSYVKNSTKDKRERVGRILQMHANSREEISEVYCGDIAGAVGLKDTGTGDTLCDEKSLVILESMEFPEPVISVAIEPKSKADQDKMAVALGKLAEEDPTFQTETNVETGQTIIAGMGELHLDIIVDRLKREFKVEANIGAPQVAYRETFRGSAQVEGKFVRQSGGRGQFGHVWVEFEPNEEGAGFEFVNKIVGGVVPREYIPSVEQGIKESMENGVLAGYPMVDIKATLYDGSYHDVDSNEMAFKVAASMALKEAKNKCKPVLLEPMMKVEVVIPEEYMGDIMGDVTSRRGRVEGMETRGTAQVVKAFVPLSEMFGYATALRSNTQGRGTYTMHFDHYEEVPKSISEEIIKKNAGQ, from the coding sequence ATGCCTAGAGAGTTCTCCTTGGAAAAGACTCGTAATATCGGGATTATGGCTCACATCGATGCTGGTAAAACAACAGCAACTGAGCGTATTCTTTTCTACACAGGACGTATCCACAAAATTGGCGAAACTCACGAAGGAGCTTCCCAAATGGACTGGATGGAGCAGGAACAAGAGCGCGGAATTACAATCACTTCCGCTGCGACAACTGCTCAATGGAAAGGTCACCGTATCAACATCATTGATACACCTGGACACGTAGACTTCACAGTTGAAGTTGAACGTTCCTTGCGTGTACTTGATGGATCAGTAGCTGTCCTTGATGCGCAGTCTGGTGTTGAACCACAAACAGAAACTGTTTGGCGCCAAGCGACAACATACGGTGTTCCACGTATTGTTTTCGTTAACAAAATGGACAAAGTCGGTGCAGACTTCGTTTACTCCTTGGGTACGTTGAAAGACCGCCTAGGAGCAAATGCTGCAGCCGTACAACTTCCAATCGGTGCAGAAGATGAATTCGAAGGAATCATTGATCTTGTAACGATGGAAGCATACTACTACTTGGATGACTTGGGTACACGTGCAGAATCACGCCCAATTCCTGATGAGTATAAAGATCAAGCTGAAGAGTTCCGTGCTAAGCTAGTTGAAGCTGTAGCTGAACTTGATGAAGACTTGATGATGCAGTACCTTGAGGGAGAAGAAATCACAAATGATCAGCTGAAAGCGGCTATCCGTACAGCAACTCTAAGTGTAGACTTCTATCCTGTATTCTGTGGTTCTGCATTTAAGAACAAAGGTGTTCAACTTCTAATTGATGGAGTTATCGATTATCTTCCATCTCCATTAGATGTACCTCCAATTGAAGGTCACGTACCTCAAACAGAGGAGCCTGTTGTTCGTAAAGCAGACGATAAAGAGCCGTTCTCTGCATTGGCCTTTAAAGTTGCCACAGACCCTTATGTTGGTAAACTTACATTCTTCCGTGTGTACTCTGGTGTACTATCATCTGGTTCATACGTGAAGAACTCAACGAAAGATAAGCGTGAGCGTGTAGGACGTATCCTGCAAATGCACGCAAACTCTCGTGAAGAGATTTCTGAAGTGTATTGCGGTGATATCGCTGGTGCGGTAGGCCTTAAAGACACTGGTACAGGTGACACGCTGTGTGACGAGAAGAGTCTTGTTATTCTTGAGTCCATGGAATTCCCTGAGCCTGTTATCTCTGTAGCCATTGAGCCGAAGTCTAAAGCAGACCAGGATAAAATGGCTGTAGCACTTGGTAAACTTGCAGAAGAGGATCCAACTTTCCAAACGGAAACGAACGTTGAAACTGGGCAAACGATCATCGCTGGTATGGGTGAGCTTCACCTTGATATCATCGTTGACCGCCTGAAGCGTGAGTTCAAAGTTGAAGCGAATATTGGTGCTCCACAAGTTGCCTACCGCGAAACATTCCGCGGAAGTGCACAAGTTGAAGGTAAATTCGTACGTCAGTCCGGTGGTCGTGGACAGTTCGGACACGTATGGGTTGAATTCGAGCCTAACGAAGAAGGTGCTGGCTTCGAATTCGTTAACAAGATCGTTGGTGGTGTAGTACCACGTGAATATATTCCATCCGTAGAACAAGGAATCAAAGAATCTATGGAAAATGGTGTACTTGCGGGTTACCCAATGGTAGACATCAAAGCCACTCTTTATGATGGTTCTTACCACGATGTCGACTCCAACGAAATGGCCTTTAAAGTTGCTGCTTCCATGGCGCTTAAAGAGGCTAAGAACAAGTGTAAACCAGTTCTTCTTGAACCAATGATGAAAGTCGAAGTTGTAATTCCAGAAGAATATATGGGAGATATCATGGGTGACGTAACTTCCCGTCGTGGACGTGTAGAAGGTATGGAAACTCGTGGTACAGCACAAGTTGTTAAAGCATTCGTTCCACTTTCTGAAATGTTCGGTTACGCAACAGCATTGCGTTCCAACACTCAAGGTCGCGGAACGTATACAATGCACTTTGACCACTATGAAGAAGTTCCGAAGAGCATCTCTGAGGAAATCATCAAGAAAAATGCTGGTCAGTAA
- the rpsG gene encoding 30S ribosomal protein S7, producing MPRKGPVAKRDVLPDPMYSSKLVTRLINQIMVDGQRGKAQKILYKSFELVQERSGNDAMETFDQAMKNVMPVLEVRARRVGGSNYQVPVEVRPERRQALGLRFIVNYARLRGEKTMEERLANEILDAANNTGAAVKRREEMHKMAEANKAFAHYRW from the coding sequence ATGCCACGTAAAGGTCCAGTAGCTAAACGTGATGTGTTACCAGATCCGATGTATAGTTCTAAGCTTGTTACTCGCCTGATCAACCAAATCATGGTTGACGGTCAGCGCGGAAAAGCTCAGAAAATCCTTTATAAATCTTTCGAGCTAGTTCAAGAGCGTAGCGGCAATGACGCTATGGAAACTTTTGATCAAGCCATGAAAAACGTAATGCCTGTATTGGAAGTCCGCGCTCGTCGTGTGGGTGGTTCCAACTACCAGGTACCAGTAGAGGTTCGTCCTGAGCGTCGTCAGGCTTTAGGCTTGCGCTTCATCGTTAACTATGCGCGTCTCCGCGGTGAGAAAACGATGGAAGAACGCTTGGCTAACGAAATTCTAGATGCAGCAAACAACACGGGTGCAGCTGTTAAGCGCCGTGAAGAAATGCACAAAATGGCTGAAGCGAACAAAGCATTCGCTCACTATCGTTGGTAA
- the rpsL gene encoding 30S ribosomal protein S12, with product MPTINQLVRKGRVSKTKQSNAPALNKGYNSYKKRMTDQSAPQKRGVCTRVGTMTPKKPNSALRKYARVRLTNQLEVNAYIPGIGHNLQEHSVVLIRGGKVKDLPGVRYHIVRGALDTASVEGRMQGRSKYGTKKPKAKK from the coding sequence ATGCCTACTATTAATCAATTAGTACGTAAAGGACGTGTGAGCAAGACTAAACAATCTAACGCTCCAGCTTTGAACAAAGGTTACAACAGCTACAAAAAGCGTATGACTGACCAGTCTGCTCCTCAAAAACGTGGAGTTTGCACACGTGTTGGTACAATGACACCTAAGAAACCGAACTCTGCACTTCGTAAATATGCACGTGTTCGTTTGACTAACCAGCTTGAGGTTAACGCTTATATCCCTGGTATCGGCCACAACCTTCAAGAGCACAGTGTTGTTCTTATCCGTGGCGGTAAAGTTAAAGACTTGCCAGGTGTACGTTACCACATCGTTCGTGGTGCTCTTGACACTGCAAGCGTTGAAGGTCGTATGCAAGGTCGTTCTAAATACGGTACGAAAAAACCTAAAGCTAAAAAATAA
- a CDS encoding 50S ribosomal protein L7ae-like protein yields MSYEKVAQAKADIVIGTKQTLKAMKNGEVSEVITADDADQSMTTKVVKLARQMNIPHTNVPSMKELGNACGIDVGAATVAIKQ; encoded by the coding sequence ATGTCTTATGAAAAAGTAGCACAGGCTAAAGCAGATATAGTAATTGGGACCAAACAAACACTTAAAGCCATGAAAAATGGTGAAGTGAGTGAAGTCATAACGGCTGATGATGCTGATCAGTCGATGACCACAAAAGTAGTGAAGTTAGCCAGGCAAATGAACATTCCGCATACCAATGTCCCATCTATGAAAGAGTTGGGAAATGCATGCGGCATCGATGTTGGCGCAGCTACTGTGGCGATAAAGCAATAA